A window of the Parabacteroides merdae ATCC 43184 genome harbors these coding sequences:
- a CDS encoding potassium channel family protein, whose product MKYLVIGLGNLGRAIAESLTRIGNEVIGVDINPHKTEAVKHTISGAISLDTTDKDALNTLPLNEMDAIFVTFGKDFGTSIQTVALLKNLDVNKLIVRGISPIHEAVIRSIGVAEIITPEDDFAGMYASQSLLGELFKQWYRVTDTHHLYKIKAPVTFVGQTLQTIDLEENFGVRLVGIERPKTERNLIGLKQTQYSVIDKITGDLRVEEGDLLILFGKMEVLHRLADI is encoded by the coding sequence ATGAAATATTTAGTAATCGGATTAGGAAACCTGGGACGCGCCATCGCCGAAAGCCTGACACGCATCGGCAATGAAGTGATCGGCGTAGATATCAACCCGCACAAGACCGAAGCGGTCAAACACACCATATCCGGAGCAATCAGCCTCGACACGACGGACAAAGACGCCTTGAACACGCTACCACTGAACGAGATGGATGCCATCTTCGTCACCTTCGGCAAGGACTTCGGGACCTCCATACAGACTGTAGCCCTGCTAAAGAACTTAGATGTGAACAAACTGATCGTACGAGGGATTTCTCCCATCCACGAGGCAGTGATCCGTTCGATCGGTGTAGCGGAGATCATCACTCCGGAAGATGATTTCGCCGGTATGTACGCATCCCAATCCTTACTTGGGGAACTCTTCAAACAATGGTACAGAGTGACGGACACACACCATCTCTACAAGATAAAAGCACCAGTCACCTTTGTCGGACAGACCCTGCAGACCATAGACCTGGAAGAGAATTTCGGAGTGCGCCTTGTCGGCATCGAACGCCCCAAGACAGAACGCAACCTGATCGGGTTAAAACAAACCCAATACTCCGTCATCGACAAAATCACCGGAGACCTGAGAGTCGAAGAAGGTGATCTGCTCATCCTTTTCGGCAAGATGGAAGTGTTGCACAGGCTGGCAGATATCTGA
- a CDS encoding TrkH family potassium uptake protein, with protein sequence MDIKHLQFSFRMYWANMKGLLNMVAEGIILVASLASLFILVYQFGFKYSAHVTHMLETSRVYLLLAFFTGISLRYILKFKEIIQEKMLYLDIGIYFFLFAVLSGKVFFKEAIHQSLPYLGFLTEPLFVYFLLLLLSAIHLSRQTFTLLQSHIKPSLLFLLSFVFVILVGSGLLMLPNATVHGIHFVDALFISTTSVCVTGLTTVDVATTFTHTGHIIIMFLIQIGGIGVMTFTSFFALSFMGHSSFTSKLVLKDMLNEDRVNGLFRVILNILFVTLFIEGVGAYLIYLDIKGGLPGGTQEEVFYAVFHAVSAFCNAGISTLSGNMYDPLVAQKYNLHVWIALLIVFGGLGFPIVFNYLKLLRHLLVNTFKIVIGQQKHYIHTPRIININTYIVMISTLVLLAGGTFFYYLLEIDNTLAGLPFRGQLANAFLGAVTPRTAGFCVADMGTLTTGTLMLTLILMIIGAAPMSTGGGLKVTTVCVALLTAHNAARGKENVEIRKREISPETIRRAFATIVFYFCWLGAAVWILSITEKDVPVFTLIFEVVSALSTVGLSLNFSPLLSISGKLVIIFTMLVGRIGILAFFISFYKEYKKKNYTYPQENILM encoded by the coding sequence TTCTCATTCCGAATGTACTGGGCGAATATGAAGGGCTTGCTGAACATGGTGGCCGAAGGGATCATACTCGTCGCCTCTCTCGCCTCCCTCTTCATCCTGGTCTATCAGTTCGGATTCAAATATTCGGCCCATGTCACCCATATGTTGGAAACCAGCCGGGTTTACCTCCTGCTGGCTTTCTTTACCGGGATATCGCTTCGGTATATTTTGAAATTCAAAGAGATCATACAAGAGAAAATGTTATACCTGGATATCGGCATTTATTTTTTCCTCTTTGCCGTGCTATCGGGCAAAGTATTCTTCAAAGAAGCCATTCACCAGTCGCTGCCCTACCTCGGTTTCCTCACGGAACCGCTGTTCGTTTATTTCCTCCTGCTGTTGCTGAGCGCCATCCATTTGTCGCGGCAGACATTCACGCTGTTACAAAGCCATATCAAGCCGTCCCTCCTGTTCCTGCTGAGTTTCGTGTTCGTCATCCTTGTCGGTTCGGGATTGCTGATGTTGCCAAACGCCACGGTGCACGGGATTCATTTCGTAGATGCCCTGTTCATCTCGACCACCTCCGTCTGTGTGACCGGACTGACGACAGTCGATGTGGCAACGACATTCACGCATACAGGACATATCATCATCATGTTTCTTATCCAGATCGGCGGTATAGGAGTCATGACTTTCACCAGCTTTTTTGCCCTTTCTTTCATGGGGCATTCATCTTTCACCAGCAAGCTCGTTCTGAAAGACATGCTGAACGAAGACCGGGTGAACGGGCTGTTCCGGGTGATCCTTAACATCCTGTTCGTGACACTGTTTATCGAAGGCGTAGGGGCCTACCTGATTTATCTGGATATAAAGGGAGGGCTGCCGGGAGGCACGCAGGAAGAAGTGTTCTACGCTGTGTTTCATGCCGTTTCGGCTTTCTGCAATGCTGGGATCTCGACGCTGAGCGGAAACATGTATGACCCGCTGGTCGCCCAAAAATACAACCTGCATGTCTGGATCGCCCTGCTCATCGTATTCGGCGGGCTAGGTTTCCCGATTGTTTTCAACTACCTGAAGCTGTTACGACATCTGCTTGTCAATACATTCAAGATCGTAATCGGACAGCAGAAGCATTATATCCATACCCCCAGAATTATCAATATCAACACGTACATCGTGATGATCAGCACGTTGGTATTGCTTGCCGGCGGTACATTTTTCTACTATCTGCTGGAAATAGACAATACGCTCGCCGGATTGCCGTTCAGAGGACAGCTTGCCAATGCATTCCTGGGAGCCGTCACCCCGCGTACGGCCGGATTCTGCGTCGCGGATATGGGGACGCTGACTACCGGAACACTCATGCTGACACTGATCCTGATGATAATAGGCGCCGCTCCCATGTCTACCGGCGGCGGTTTGAAAGTAACGACCGTCTGTGTCGCCCTGCTGACCGCACACAACGCCGCCCGCGGGAAAGAGAATGTGGAAATCCGCAAACGTGAAATATCACCGGAAACCATACGCAGGGCTTTCGCCACAATCGTTTTCTATTTCTGCTGGCTGGGGGCGGCCGTCTGGATATTGTCCATTACCGAAAAAGACGTACCGGTCTTCACCTTGATCTTCGAAGTCGTGTCGGCACTCAGCACGGTAGGGTTAAGTTTGAACTTCAGCCCGTTACTGAGCATTTCGGGAAAACTGGTCATCATCTTCACCATGCTGGTCGGACGTATCGGCATACTGGCCTTCTTTATCAGTTTCTACAAGGAATACAAAAAGAAGAATTACACCTATCCACAGGAAAATATATTAATGTAA